The Gemella haemolysans genome includes a region encoding these proteins:
- the nrdE gene encoding class 1b ribonucleoside-diphosphate reductase subunit alpha, with amino-acid sequence MEKFNHIELNNEVTKRGDNGFFKLEKDVEAIEEFLREVDFRTVKFSSEMKRLRYLVEENFYYNIFDKYIEDEILECLELAANFKFEFKSYMAASKFYKDYALKTNDKKQYLENFNQHVFIVAMYLADGDVALAKELMISMLEQRLQPATPTFLNSGRSRRGELVSCFLLEVGDSLNSINYIDSTAKQLSKIGGGVAINLSKLRARGESIKGIKGVAKGVIPVAKSLEQGFAYADQLGQRPGAGAVYLNIFHYDVLEFLDTKKVNADEELRLPTISTGIIVPSLFFDLARENKDFYMFGPHSIYEEYGLVLDDIDIAKYYDEFVANENIMKRKFDARDMLNLIAQTQLQSGYPYLMFKDNANKDHALREIGQVKMSNLCTEIFQLQETSIIKDYGEDDIIKRDISCNLASLNIVNVMESKKIKESIYSGMDALTFVSNSTKIKNAPGVVKANDEFHSVGLGAMNLNGYLAKNLIAYESEEAKDFANVFFMMMNYYTLERSMQIAKKRNETFKDFEKSDYYNGRYFTKYIENDYLPVTDKVKELFEGIHIPTREDWRSLKNRVKENGLYHAYRMAIAPTQSISYVQNSTSSVLPIVDKIERRSYGNAETFYPMPYLSPKTQWFYKSAFTIDQMKLIDLMAVIQEHVDQGISVILFVNSDITTRELARYYIYAHHKGLKSLYYTRNKLLSVEECTSCAI; translated from the coding sequence ATGGAGAAATTTAACCATATTGAACTAAATAATGAAGTGACAAAAAGAGGCGACAATGGATTTTTCAAATTAGAAAAGGATGTTGAAGCTATAGAAGAATTTCTTCGTGAAGTAGACTTTCGAACTGTAAAATTTAGTTCAGAAATGAAAAGACTTAGATATCTAGTAGAGGAGAATTTCTACTATAATATCTTTGATAAATATATTGAAGATGAAATCCTAGAATGTCTAGAATTAGCTGCAAACTTTAAATTCGAATTCAAAAGTTACATGGCAGCAAGTAAATTCTATAAAGATTATGCATTAAAAACAAATGATAAAAAACAATATTTAGAAAACTTTAATCAACACGTATTCATCGTTGCCATGTATTTAGCTGATGGAGATGTTGCTTTAGCTAAAGAGCTTATGATTTCAATGCTTGAGCAAAGATTACAACCAGCGACACCAACATTCTTAAACTCTGGAAGAAGTCGTCGTGGTGAGTTAGTATCATGTTTCTTATTAGAAGTAGGTGACTCACTTAACTCAATTAACTACATCGATTCTACAGCTAAACAACTTTCAAAAATTGGTGGAGGGGTTGCGATTAACTTGTCAAAACTTCGTGCGCGTGGTGAGAGTATTAAAGGTATTAAAGGGGTAGCTAAAGGTGTTATTCCTGTAGCTAAATCTTTAGAACAAGGTTTTGCATATGCTGATCAACTAGGACAACGTCCAGGAGCTGGAGCTGTTTACTTAAACATTTTCCACTATGACGTATTAGAATTCTTAGATACTAAGAAGGTTAATGCCGATGAAGAATTACGTCTTCCAACAATTTCTACAGGTATTATCGTACCATCATTATTCTTCGATTTAGCTCGTGAGAACAAAGATTTCTATATGTTTGGACCTCACTCAATTTATGAAGAGTATGGATTAGTCCTTGATGATATTGATATTGCTAAATATTATGACGAATTTGTAGCGAACGAAAACATCATGAAACGTAAATTCGATGCTCGTGATATGCTTAACTTAATCGCACAAACTCAATTACAATCAGGGTACCCATACTTAATGTTCAAAGATAACGCGAACAAAGATCACGCACTTCGTGAAATTGGACAGGTTAAAATGAGTAACTTATGTACTGAGATTTTCCAATTACAAGAAACTTCAATAATCAAAGACTACGGTGAAGATGATATTATTAAACGTGATATTTCTTGTAACTTGGCTTCATTAAACATTGTAAATGTAATGGAAAGTAAAAAAATCAAAGAATCTATCTACTCAGGTATGGATGCATTAACATTCGTAAGTAATTCTACTAAGATTAAAAATGCACCAGGTGTAGTAAAAGCTAATGATGAGTTCCACTCTGTTGGATTAGGAGCAATGAACTTAAATGGATATTTAGCTAAAAACCTAATCGCTTATGAGAGTGAAGAAGCAAAAGATTTCGCAAATGTATTCTTCATGATGATGAATTACTATACATTAGAACGTTCAATGCAAATTGCTAAAAAACGTAATGAAACATTTAAAGATTTTGAAAAATCAGATTACTACAATGGTAGATACTTCACTAAATATATTGAAAATGACTACTTACCAGTAACTGATAAAGTAAAAGAGTTATTTGAAGGAATTCATATTCCAACAAGAGAAGACTGGAGAAGTCTAAAAAATAGAGTAAAAGAAAATGGACTATATCACGCATATAGAATGGCGATTGCACCAACACAAAGTATTTCTTATGTTCAAAACTCAACATCAAGTGTATTACCGATCGTTGATAAAATTGAACGTAGAAGTTATGGGAATGCTGAAACATTCTACCCAATGCCTTACTTAAGTCCAAAAACTCAATGGTTCTATAAATCTGCATTTACTATTGATCAAATGAAACTTATTGATTTAATGGCAGTTATTCAAGAACACGTAGACCAAGGTATTTCTGTGATTTTATTCGTAAATTCTGATATCACAACAAGAGAACTTGCTAGATATTATATTTATGCTCATCACAAAGGATTGAAATCACTATATTACACAAGAAACAAACTACTTTCTGTTGAAGAATGTACTTCATGTGCTATATAG
- the nrdI gene encoding class Ib ribonucleoside-diphosphate reductase assembly flavoprotein NrdI: protein MKIIVFSLTGNCKRFVDMCKIPEEDVIDLFDIDYEVDFDYILITPTIGFGQVPDGVEEFLETNHKHLKGVVGSGNKNWGNRFAKASETISEKYNVPLLMKIELHGNTKDLIKFKKIYLESVKNGEI from the coding sequence ATGAAGATAATTGTATTTTCATTAACTGGAAATTGCAAGAGATTTGTAGATATGTGTAAGATTCCCGAAGAGGATGTTATTGACCTATTTGATATCGATTATGAAGTTGATTTTGATTATATTTTAATAACGCCTACGATCGGTTTTGGACAAGTTCCTGATGGTGTAGAAGAGTTTTTAGAAACTAATCACAAGCACTTAAAAGGAGTAGTAGGTAGTGGAAATAAAAACTGGGGTAATAGATTTGCTAAAGCTTCAGAGACGATTAGCGAGAAGTATAATGTACCATTACTTATGAAAATAGAATTACACGGTAATACAAAAGACTTAATAAAATTTAAAAAAATATATTTGGAGAGTGTAAAGAATGGAGAAATTTAA
- a CDS encoding TIGR01906 family membrane protein gives MRKHIIQFLIVLENFSLFISGILAIIFYNCFNLYFYKNFYQKENLAPKIGTTYEELITNTTNLLDYLNHKAMLNLDWYTDKDILHMQDVRTLYSLSYKTMIFFIVVFTISTILLIILCKKRTVFYITNTFNKVLLAFIIVIGILSCIISYNFTSFWIKFHQLLFSNDLWLLSPDESNLIQMVPEEFFISLITTIILHIFILFISLFILNTIVKKRIKNN, from the coding sequence ATGAGAAAACATATTATACAATTTCTTATTGTTTTAGAAAATTTTTCACTATTTATTAGTGGGATACTCGCCATAATATTTTACAATTGTTTTAATTTATATTTTTATAAAAACTTCTATCAAAAAGAAAATTTAGCCCCTAAAATAGGAACTACATATGAAGAATTAATAACAAATACCACTAATTTATTAGATTATCTTAATCATAAAGCAATGTTAAATCTTGATTGGTATACAGATAAAGATATACTTCATATGCAAGACGTTAGGACACTATATAGTTTAAGTTACAAAACAATGATATTTTTTATAGTAGTTTTTACTATTTCTACTATATTACTGATAATACTTTGTAAGAAAAGAACTGTTTTCTATATAACAAATACATTTAACAAAGTACTACTTGCATTTATTATAGTAATAGGTATCCTATCTTGTATTATTTCATATAATTTTACATCTTTTTGGATAAAATTCCATCAGTTGCTATTTTCAAACGATCTTTGGTTACTTAGTCCTGATGAATCGAACTTAATTCAAATGGTGCCTGAAGAATTCTTCATAAGTCTTATTACAACAATAATCTTACATATCTTTATACTATTTATTTCATTGTTTATATTAAATACTATAGTAAAAAAAAGAATAAAAAATAATTAA
- a CDS encoding alanine racemase encodes MATIELNYNNIRQNAINLKERSQDIIAVVKNNAYNLNLRECVKLYSEVGINYFATTKEEECKVIRETLGEDANIFLLNPTYNFDLVREYNVEINIASLEYLKENLENVRDLTLQLEFAGSMRRAGARNLEEVLEIINFCKENTLKLKGFWSHFSFADEFDGFYEKEKELVLKVLDEAQKHHDFEVIHLQNSASFLRDGVFEKTTHQRLGIILYGAMPYNVKENPVALKDLIIKNPITVYGEIINIVTLNKGECIGYSNSYIADAKKKVGVVNIGYGDGILRDRLKGQTCIINGKERNIYSTMMSHLVVEIGEEESIGDRVYIYDDKQQLHDYTKYFGPNSVQLAALNYNSLKVKKIY; translated from the coding sequence AATTGAGTTAAATTATAATAACATACGACAAAATGCAATAAATTTAAAAGAACGATCACAGGACATAATAGCTGTAGTTAAAAATAATGCGTATAATTTAAATTTAAGAGAATGTGTAAAATTATACTCAGAAGTAGGGATAAATTACTTTGCAACGACTAAAGAAGAAGAGTGTAAAGTAATAAGAGAAACATTAGGAGAAGATGCTAATATTTTTCTTTTAAATCCAACTTATAACTTTGATTTAGTTAGAGAATACAATGTTGAGATAAATATAGCGAGTCTTGAATATTTAAAAGAAAATCTTGAAAATGTTAGAGACTTAACGTTACAATTGGAATTTGCGGGTAGTATGAGACGTGCTGGAGCAAGAAATCTGGAAGAAGTACTAGAAATTATAAATTTCTGTAAAGAAAACACCCTAAAATTAAAAGGATTCTGGTCTCATTTTTCATTTGCTGATGAGTTTGATGGTTTCTATGAAAAAGAAAAAGAATTGGTATTGAAAGTTCTTGATGAAGCACAGAAACATCATGATTTTGAAGTAATTCACTTACAAAATAGTGCTTCGTTTTTACGAGATGGTGTTTTTGAGAAAACAACACATCAGAGATTAGGGATTATTCTTTATGGAGCTATGCCTTATAATGTGAAGGAAAATCCAGTGGCCTTAAAAGATTTGATTATAAAAAATCCAATTACTGTTTATGGTGAAATAATTAATATAGTAACCTTGAATAAAGGTGAATGTATTGGGTACTCTAATTCTTATATAGCGGATGCTAAGAAGAAGGTTGGGGTTGTTAATATTGGTTATGGTGATGGAATACTAAGAGATAGATTAAAAGGGCAAACTTGTATAATTAATGGTAAAGAGAGAAATATTTACTCAACGATGATGAGTCACCTAGTAGTAGAAATAGGTGAAGAAGAAAGTATCGGAGATAGAGTTTATATTTATGATGATAAGCAGCAACTTCATGATTATACTAAGTATTTTGGACCGAATTCTGTGCAACTTGCAGCTTTGAATTATAATAGTTTAAAAGTTAAGAAGATATATTAA
- the treR gene encoding trehalose operon repressor → MNKFFKIYLELREKIENRQYRSNSLLPSENELAREYNVSRETIRKALFLLLENGYIHKIQGKGSIVLDVHRFRLPVTGILSFKERRQYQDVEATTKVLVNKEVDAPDFLVRLGLVKPDEKLIYLVRQRIVDGEAVILDKDYIRKNTIGDLPTNRVEESLYEYLEQDLGIKISYGNKDFKIEPANEEDSTYIDLNGHKHIAVLRSDVYTEGTDFLHYTESRHRVDKFYFSEFARRKSDRIN, encoded by the coding sequence ATGAATAAGTTTTTTAAGATTTATTTAGAGCTAAGAGAAAAAATAGAGAATAGGCAATACAGGTCTAACTCTCTCTTACCAAGTGAAAATGAACTCGCAAGAGAATATAATGTTTCTAGGGAAACTATAAGAAAAGCATTATTTCTATTATTAGAGAATGGTTATATCCACAAAATTCAAGGTAAGGGATCTATTGTACTAGATGTTCACAGATTTAGATTACCTGTTACGGGGATATTAAGTTTTAAAGAACGCCGTCAATATCAAGATGTTGAAGCTACGACTAAAGTGTTAGTGAATAAAGAAGTAGATGCTCCAGATTTTTTAGTAAGACTTGGTCTAGTTAAGCCAGATGAAAAACTAATCTATCTGGTGCGTCAAAGAATCGTTGATGGAGAAGCAGTAATATTAGACAAAGATTATATAAGAAAGAATACAATAGGAGACCTTCCTACTAATCGCGTTGAGGAATCGTTATATGAGTATTTAGAACAGGATTTAGGTATTAAGATTTCTTATGGAAATAAGGATTTTAAAATTGAACCTGCTAATGAGGAAGATTCAACATATATTGATTTGAATGGTCACAAACATATTGCAGTTTTACGAAGTGATGTATACACAGAAGGAACAGATTTCCTACATTATACAGAGAGTCGTCATAGAGTTGATAAATTCTATTTTTCTGAATTTGCGAGAAGAAAAAGCGATAGAATAAACTAA
- the nrdF gene encoding class 1b ribonucleoside-diphosphate reductase subunit beta, giving the protein MKAVNWNKQDDLTFMYWRQNIAQFWVDTEFKVSKDIKSWNEDLNDKEREAYKKVLAGLTGLDTQQGDKGMPLVSLHTEDMRKQAVYSFMGMMEQIHAKSYSTIFTSLIPSQETDYLLDEWVPSNPELQFKAKLIEDYYMKLFKPEVPTYDLYMARVASVFLESYIFYSGFFYPLYLAGQGKVTTSGEIIRKILLDETIHGSFTGFDAQELFKTLTPEEQERAEKEMYKLLLDLYENELKYTKDIYDEIGLYEDVKDYVEYNANRALANLGYPGYFEDKEINPIIENAMNTNTKNHDFFSVKGDGYVVSMNVESIEDEDFIFE; this is encoded by the coding sequence ATGAAAGCTGTAAACTGGAATAAACAAGATGATTTAACATTTATGTATTGGCGTCAAAATATTGCTCAATTTTGGGTTGATACTGAGTTTAAAGTGTCAAAAGATATTAAGAGCTGGAACGAAGATTTAAATGATAAAGAACGCGAAGCTTACAAAAAAGTATTAGCTGGTTTAACTGGTCTTGATACTCAACAAGGTGATAAAGGTATGCCACTTGTATCTCTACATACTGAAGATATGAGAAAACAAGCTGTGTACAGCTTTATGGGAATGATGGAGCAAATTCACGCGAAAAGTTACTCAACAATCTTTACATCATTAATCCCTTCACAAGAAACAGATTACTTATTAGACGAATGGGTTCCAAGTAATCCAGAGCTTCAATTCAAAGCGAAATTAATTGAAGATTATTATATGAAGTTATTTAAACCAGAAGTTCCAACTTATGACTTATATATGGCTCGTGTAGCTTCAGTATTCTTAGAAAGTTATATTTTCTATAGTGGTTTCTTCTATCCATTATATCTTGCTGGGCAAGGTAAAGTAACGACATCTGGAGAAATTATCCGTAAAATCTTATTAGATGAAACTATTCACGGAAGTTTTACTGGATTTGATGCACAAGAATTATTCAAAACTTTAACTCCAGAAGAGCAAGAGCGTGCTGAGAAAGAAATGTATAAATTATTATTAGATTTATATGAAAATGAATTAAAATATACTAAAGATATTTACGACGAGATTGGTCTATATGAAGATGTTAAAGACTACGTAGAGTATAATGCTAACCGTGCTTTAGCTAACTTAGGATACCCTGGATACTTCGAAGATAAAGAAATTAATCCAATCATTGAAAATGCAATGAATACTAACACTAAAAACCATGACTTCTTCAGTGTTAAAGGTGATGGATATGTTGTAAGTATGAATGTTGAATCAATTGAAGATGAAGATTTCATTTTTGAATAG
- a CDS encoding immunoglobulin-like domain-containing protein has product MKVGEEVDVDKEGVIARKAGKSYLDDLIIEGEVDNTKPGTYELVYRVNIDNKEHKRKRLITVVDENV; this is encoded by the coding sequence ATTAAAGTTGGTGAAGAAGTAGATGTCGATAAAGAAGGCGTGATCGCTCGTAAAGCAGGAAAATCTTATCTTGATGATCTTATTATCGAAGGAGAAGTTGATAATACTAAACCTGGAACTTATGAACTTGTATATCGTGTTAATATCGATAATAAAGAACATAAGAGAAAAAGACTTATCACTGTTGTTGATGAAAACGTATAA
- a CDS encoding universal stress protein — protein MENKYSKILVAVDGSKQAEWAFKNAVAIAQRNEDAELYIASVIDATIATSGLSDPYIFNSFYKRTKELVDSYVESAKEDGLTKVFGIVEQGIPKIVLSEDIVDEKGIDLVVCGSSGLTGFKRMLMGSVSEGIVRYAKSDVIIIKQRSIPADFEATIAKKFQEEQEK, from the coding sequence ATGGAAAATAAATATTCTAAAATTTTAGTCGCAGTAGACGGTTCAAAACAAGCTGAATGGGCTTTTAAAAATGCCGTTGCCATTGCTCAAAGAAACGAGGATGCAGAGTTATACATCGCGTCTGTTATTGATGCGACAATCGCAACTTCTGGTTTATCAGATCCCTACATTTTCAACTCTTTCTACAAACGTACTAAAGAATTAGTTGATAGCTATGTAGAATCTGCTAAAGAAGACGGATTAACTAAAGTATTCGGTATTGTTGAACAAGGTATTCCTAAAATTGTTCTTAGTGAAGATATTGTTGACGAAAAAGGTATCGATCTTGTAGTTTGTGGATCTTCTGGTTTAACTGGATTCAAACGTATGCTTATGGGATCAGTGTCTGAAGGTATCGTTAGATATGCTAAATCTGACGTAATCATCATTAAACAACGTTCTATCCCAGCGGATTTCGAAGCAACTATCGCTAAAAAATTCCAAGAAGAACAAGAAAAATAA
- a CDS encoding histidine phosphatase family protein — protein sequence MRIILARHGETDYNKNKLVQGHTDIPLNKEGIRQGIAAGKKIEGYDIDIAYSSVLDRAYDTARYMLDNSNSEDNKKLSVIKDKRLIEKSYGEYEGVSFAEYGAGLKAGETRGMELDTDAADRVEAFFKEKYEEHPDKTMLAVCHGGLIRSFLTQKGIKDVGRGVIVNTSVSVLDYDGEKFELIEFNK from the coding sequence ATGCGTATTATTTTAGCGAGACACGGAGAAACAGATTATAATAAAAATAAATTAGTTCAAGGACATACAGACATTCCATTGAATAAAGAAGGAATCCGTCAAGGGATTGCTGCAGGTAAGAAAATTGAAGGATATGATATTGATATAGCTTATAGTAGTGTTTTAGATAGAGCATATGATACAGCGAGATATATGCTAGACAATTCAAATAGTGAAGATAATAAGAAATTATCAGTAATCAAAGATAAAAGATTAATAGAAAAATCATATGGAGAATATGAAGGCGTATCTTTTGCTGAATATGGTGCTGGTCTTAAAGCGGGTGAAACAAGAGGTATGGAGTTAGATACAGATGCCGCAGACAGAGTAGAAGCATTCTTTAAAGAAAAATATGAGGAACACCCAGATAAAACTATGTTGGCAGTATGTCATGGTGGATTAATTCGCTCTTTCTTAACTCAAAAAGGTATTAAAGATGTAGGGCGTGGAGTAATAGTAAATACTTCTGTTAGTGTTCTTGACTATGATGGAGAAAAGTTTGAACTTATTGAATTTAATAAATAA
- a CDS encoding homoserine O-succinyltransferase: protein MPICIQNELPVKNKLLEEGVVVIEENRAKNQDIRPLKILILNLMPKKEETERQLLRLLGNSPLQIKVEFLHTTSHVAKNTPQSYLEKFYKTFDEVQYSYYDGLIITGAPIEHLEFEDVNYWGELNQIFDWSKTHVFSTLNICWAAQASLYYHFGVKKEQVDDKIFGVFEHDVLIENHTLTRGFTDTFLAPHSRHTKIEEEKLPTISELDVLARSEEVGTLLAATKDLRKVFVTGHIEYDADTLHNEYVRDKNSNLPIEVPVNYYPGNDDTKTPKNRWRGVAYLFYHNWLNQVYQQTPYDLTELSK from the coding sequence ATGCCAATATGTATACAAAATGAATTACCAGTGAAAAATAAATTATTGGAAGAAGGGGTAGTAGTAATAGAGGAAAATAGGGCGAAAAACCAAGATATTAGACCTTTAAAAATACTAATCTTGAATTTAATGCCGAAGAAAGAAGAAACAGAACGTCAGTTATTAAGGCTTTTAGGGAATTCTCCACTTCAAATCAAAGTAGAATTTTTACATACTACTAGTCACGTGGCAAAAAATACGCCACAATCGTACTTAGAAAAATTCTATAAAACATTTGATGAAGTGCAATACAGCTATTATGATGGGCTAATTATTACGGGAGCGCCAATTGAACATTTAGAATTCGAAGATGTAAACTATTGGGGAGAGTTAAATCAAATTTTTGATTGGAGTAAAACGCATGTATTTTCAACATTAAATATATGTTGGGCTGCACAAGCAAGTTTATATTACCATTTTGGTGTAAAAAAAGAGCAAGTTGATGATAAGATATTTGGGGTTTTTGAACACGATGTTCTTATAGAAAATCACACACTAACTAGAGGATTTACAGATACATTCTTAGCTCCTCATTCTAGACATACTAAGATAGAGGAAGAAAAACTTCCTACTATTTCTGAGCTTGATGTACTAGCTAGATCAGAAGAGGTTGGAACACTTCTTGCAGCAACTAAAGATTTAAGAAAAGTATTTGTGACAGGGCACATTGAATATGATGCTGATACACTTCACAATGAGTATGTTCGTGATAAAAATAGTAATCTACCAATAGAAGTTCCGGTGAATTATTACCCAGGAAATGATGATACAAAAACTCCTAAAAATAGATGGAGAGGTGTAGCTTACTTATTCTATCACAACTGGTTAAACCAAGTTTATCAACAAACACCATATGATTTAACTGAACTATCAAAATAA
- a CDS encoding histidine phosphatase family protein, translated as MKILLVRHGETDYNKNKLIQGHSDIELNETGRGQARNAGQKLTEYDIDFAFSSPLKRAVKTARLMLDNSNNEINIDKEITEDARLIEKFFGVFEESTFDEYFSALEAQSGLESIEKDEDVYERASSFFNEKYLNHKDETILVVCHGAFIRIFLRTLGLYPESNMLINNTALNVLHYDGKDYILEKFNI; from the coding sequence ATGAAAATATTATTAGTAAGACATGGTGAAACTGATTATAACAAAAATAAATTAATTCAAGGACATAGTGATATTGAATTAAATGAAACTGGTAGAGGTCAAGCGAGAAATGCAGGTCAAAAGTTAACTGAGTATGACATTGATTTTGCCTTTAGTAGCCCGTTAAAACGTGCTGTAAAGACAGCTAGACTTATGCTTGATAATTCTAACAATGAGATTAATATAGATAAAGAAATTACTGAAGATGCTCGTTTAATAGAGAAATTCTTCGGTGTTTTCGAAGAGAGTACTTTTGATGAATATTTTTCAGCATTAGAAGCTCAATCTGGTTTAGAGTCTATAGAAAAAGACGAAGATGTTTATGAAAGAGCAAGTTCATTTTTCAATGAAAAATATTTAAATCACAAAGATGAAACAATTTTAGTTGTTTGTCATGGTGCATTTATTCGTATATTTTTACGTACATTAGGATTATATCCTGAATCTAATATGTTGATTAACAACACAGCGTTAAACGTGCTGCACTATGACGGAAAAGACTATATATTAGAGAAATTTAATATTTAA